One genomic window of Polyangium aurulentum includes the following:
- a CDS encoding tyrosine-type recombinase/integrase — translation MPRPRTGSTFQTSGKWFARVTLKAGDRPALSLPTCTTEAAAAKRTALLNDLAEKLRSAGRLDVARNFLDRAAAADGAALDQICRHVDLLVAGRLSPNGPALAPTIRDLGEAWTRGDLARDYPDHVKHKSSAGNDAGRLERYVYPVVGDIRIDAFTLDDADAVMRGLPPERAPATRRHVAQLLHRICEMAVFPLRLIEKNPLPRGFLPKIPPGKAKGWVYPAEDATLLASPAVPLACRVFYGFLHREGPRHSEAIKFTYSDFDLARGTVNLDENKTDDPRAWALSPGMTAAIRAWRELRAREGAPVGPDDLVFVNERGLPISENHAADRYRDHLAAAGIDRPILFEKSKARQPIRIHDTRATFITVSLANGKSETWVQDRTGHKSSIMINRYRRAARTAAELGLGELRSLDQMIPELAHLLREKATEKATLLSDLRKAWIQNLLQSRFGSSTRIRTGTPSQAKDFKGAMALFGDVVISVDPLRSGAFWMLFPLARRSSGYRPFATVRDGWAAASRALAAASIAPLPFSALLLAVAA, via the coding sequence ATGCCCCGCCCCCGCACCGGCTCCACCTTCCAGACCTCCGGCAAGTGGTTCGCCCGCGTCACCCTCAAGGCCGGCGACCGCCCAGCCCTCAGCCTGCCCACCTGCACCACCGAAGCCGCCGCCGCCAAGCGCACAGCCCTCCTCAACGACCTCGCCGAAAAGCTCCGCTCTGCCGGCCGCCTCGACGTCGCCCGCAACTTCCTCGACCGCGCCGCCGCCGCCGATGGCGCGGCCCTCGACCAGATCTGCCGCCACGTCGACCTCCTCGTCGCCGGCCGCCTCTCCCCCAACGGCCCCGCCCTCGCCCCCACGATCCGCGACCTCGGCGAAGCCTGGACCCGCGGCGACCTTGCCCGCGATTACCCCGACCACGTGAAGCATAAGAGCTCCGCCGGCAACGACGCCGGCCGCCTCGAGCGCTACGTCTATCCCGTCGTCGGCGATATCCGGATCGACGCCTTCACCCTCGACGACGCCGACGCCGTCATGCGCGGCCTGCCGCCCGAGCGTGCCCCGGCCACGCGCCGCCACGTCGCGCAGCTCCTTCACCGCATTTGCGAAATGGCGGTCTTCCCGCTGCGCCTCATCGAGAAAAACCCCCTCCCCCGCGGCTTCCTCCCGAAGATCCCGCCCGGCAAAGCGAAGGGCTGGGTCTACCCCGCCGAGGACGCCACCTTGCTCGCCTCGCCCGCCGTCCCGCTCGCGTGCCGCGTCTTCTACGGCTTCCTGCATCGCGAGGGACCGCGCCATAGCGAAGCCATCAAGTTCACCTATTCCGACTTCGATCTCGCCCGCGGCACCGTCAACCTCGACGAGAACAAGACCGACGACCCACGCGCGTGGGCCCTCTCCCCGGGCATGACCGCCGCCATCCGCGCCTGGCGCGAGCTACGGGCCCGCGAGGGGGCTCCCGTGGGCCCTGACGACCTGGTCTTCGTCAACGAGCGCGGCCTGCCCATCAGCGAAAACCACGCAGCCGATCGCTACCGCGACCACCTCGCCGCCGCCGGCATCGACCGGCCGATCCTCTTCGAGAAGAGCAAAGCACGCCAGCCCATCCGCATTCACGATACCCGCGCCACGTTCATCACCGTTTCCCTGGCAAACGGCAAATCGGAGACCTGGGTCCAGGACCGGACCGGCCACAAGTCGAGCATCATGATCAACCGCTACCGCCGGGCCGCTCGTACTGCGGCGGAGCTCGGGCTCGGTGAACTGCGCTCGCTCGACCAGATGATCCCGGAGCTAGCCCACCTGCTCCGTGAAAAGGCGACGGAAAAGGCGACGCTGCTCTCTGACCTGCGCAAAGCCTGGATTCAAAACCTGCTGCAATCTCGCTTCGGTAGCTCCACCCGGATTCGAACCGGGACGCCCTCTCAGGCAAAGGATTTCAAAGGCGCCATGGCCCTGTTTGGCGACGTCGTGATCAGTGTCGATCCGTTGCGATCCGGAGCCTTTTGGATGCTGTTTCCGCTGGCGCGACGGAGCAGCGGCTACCGACCGTTTGCGACGGTTCGCGACGGCTGGGCTGCCGCCTCCAGGGCCCTGGCTGCTGCGTCCATTGCCCCCCTCCCTTTTTCCGCGCTCCTGCTCGCCGTCGCCGCGTAG
- a CDS encoding helix-turn-helix domain-containing protein: MTERHSSAEEEVHEAPELVMRDVGRRIAEVRRSRSWTQEEAAERLEMPLKNLQRIERELQNLTIRTLVRVASTLGVRTADLFTPPVSREVRKGRPPKRGE, encoded by the coding sequence GTGACCGAACGTCACAGCAGCGCGGAAGAGGAGGTCCACGAGGCCCCAGAGCTCGTCATGAGGGACGTGGGGCGGAGGATCGCGGAGGTGCGGCGATCCCGCAGCTGGACGCAGGAAGAAGCCGCGGAGCGGCTGGAGATGCCGCTGAAGAACCTTCAGCGGATTGAGCGGGAGCTCCAGAACCTGACGATCCGGACGCTCGTGCGGGTCGCGTCGACGCTCGGTGTGAGGACGGCAGATCTGTTCACGCCCCCGGTGTCACGAGAGGTGCGAAAAGGTAGACCGCCGAAGCGTGGGGAGTAG
- the ycaC gene encoding isochorismate family cysteine hydrolase YcaC, with product MSTPYTRLDKNNAAVLLVDHQAGLLSLVRDFDPDRFKNNVLALADLAKYFNLPTILTTSFEDGPNGPLVPELKQIFPDAPFIPRPGQINAWDNEDFVKAVKATGKKQLIIAGVVTEVCVAFPALSALEEGYQVFVVTDASGTFNEVTRDAAWSRMAAAGAQLMSWFGVACELHRDWRNDVEGLGMLFSNHIPDYRNLITAYTTLKARK from the coding sequence ATGAGCACGCCCTATACCCGACTCGACAAGAACAACGCCGCCGTCCTGCTCGTCGACCACCAGGCGGGCCTCCTGTCGCTGGTCCGCGACTTCGATCCCGACAGGTTCAAGAACAACGTGCTCGCCTTGGCCGACCTCGCGAAGTACTTCAACCTGCCGACGATCCTGACCACCAGCTTCGAGGACGGCCCGAACGGTCCGCTCGTGCCCGAGCTCAAGCAGATTTTTCCCGACGCACCGTTCATTCCGCGCCCGGGGCAGATCAACGCCTGGGACAACGAGGACTTCGTCAAGGCCGTCAAGGCGACCGGAAAGAAGCAGCTCATCATCGCCGGTGTCGTCACCGAGGTCTGCGTGGCATTCCCGGCGCTCTCGGCCCTGGAGGAAGGTTATCAGGTCTTCGTGGTGACCGACGCCTCGGGCACGTTCAACGAGGTGACTCGCGATGCCGCGTGGAGCCGCATGGCCGCAGCCGGCGCGCAGCTCATGAGCTGGTTCGGGGTTGCGTGCGAGTTGCACCGCGACTGGCGTAACGACGTGGAGGGCCTGGGAATGCTGTTCTCGAACCACATCCCGGACTACCGGAATCTGATCACCGCCTACACCACGCTCAAGGCGAGGAAGTAA
- a CDS encoding pirin-like C-terminal cupin domain-containing protein, with the protein MDDGDTGFLVMERGITINDKTKATTQDFVVFANIGERVVIEAREKAHLLVLNGEPIHEPVVQSGPFVMNSEREIAHAFADFDSGKFGYLGLNPGEPPRRK; encoded by the coding sequence GTGGATGACGGCGACACGGGCTTTCTCGTGATGGAGCGGGGCATCACCATCAACGACAAAACAAAAGCGACGACGCAAGACTTCGTCGTGTTCGCGAACATCGGAGAACGCGTCGTCATCGAAGCCCGCGAAAAAGCGCATCTGCTCGTCCTGAACGGCGAGCCCATCCACGAGCCCGTGGTACAATCCGGCCCGTTCGTCATGAACAGCGAGCGCGAAATTGCGCATGCCTTCGCTGATTTCGATAGCGGGAAGTTCGGCTACCTGGGATTGAATCCCGGAGAACCACCAAGGAGAAAGTGA
- a CDS encoding toll/interleukin-1 receptor domain-containing protein — MLHLATRLRREGGLDVQIDQWHVAPGDPLPAFMERSIRTNDFVLVVCKVQGKVRRQARRRRVRGGYHHRRGLHESQLSQVHSHPTQGRLKIRSTELPLGKPLY, encoded by the coding sequence GTGTTACATCTCGCCACGCGCCTCCGCAGAGAGGGCGGGCTCGACGTGCAGATTGATCAATGGCACGTGGCGCCCGGCGACCCATTGCCGGCGTTCATGGAGCGGTCCATCCGCACCAACGATTTTGTTCTTGTCGTCTGCAAAGTACAAGGCAAAGTCCGACGACAGGCAAGGCGGCGTCGGGTACGAGGGGGATATCATCACCGCCGAGGTCTTCACGAGAGCCAATTATCGCAAGTTCATTCCCATCCTACGCAAGGGCGACTGAAAATCCGCAGCACCGAGCTTCCTCTTGGGAAGCCTTTATATTGA